DNA from Solanum stenotomum isolate F172 chromosome 3, ASM1918654v1, whole genome shotgun sequence:
TTTCCGCAATTAAGGTCCTAGTCTACCTATGTGAGCTTGATGACCGTGATGTACGGGCTGATGCGGTGAAACTCTTCTATTTATTGGCAAAAGATGGTAATGACGATATTCTCTTAGAGCATGTAAACAATACCTGCATTGGGAACTTGGTACGGATCATCAGAACTTCAGATAATGAAGAAGAGATTGCTGCTGCATTGGGAATAATCTCTCATCTTCCTCAAGATTTTTCAATGTCCCAGCACCTTCTTGATGCTGGGGCACTTGATGTCATCTTAGACCGTCTGCGTGGTAGAAATGCCTATGCTTCACTAAGAAATGAAATTGTAGAGAATGCTGCTGGAGCCCTTTGCCGTTTTACTGTTCCAACAAATCCAGAAATACAAACACAAGTTGCTGAAACCGGTATTATTCCTCTTCTAGTATCCCTTCTAGCATCAGGCAGTTGTTTAACCAAAAAAAGTGCAGCTACTTCTTTAAAGCAGTTTTCAGAAAGCTCACAAAAGCTGAGCAAGCAGCCAGCTAGAAAAAATTGGATGTTAAGTTGCTGTATCGCCTCATCGACACAAAACTGTCCCGTTCACCTAGGATTTTGCAGTGTGGAATCCTCGTTCTGCCTTTTAGAGGCTAATGCTCTCAGACCCCTCGCGGAAGTGCTAGATGAGCCAGATCCTGCAGCTGCTGAAGCTTCTTTAGATGCAATCTTGACAATAATTGAAGGTGAACAGCTGCAGAATGGTTCTAAATTACTTGCAGAAGCCAATGCCATCGCTCCAATCATAAAATTGTTGAGCTCATCCTCTATCATTTTACAAGAAAAAGCTCTCAAGGCCTTGGAGAGGCTATTTCGAATGATAGAGTTGAAGCTCAAGTATGGGACATCAGCCCAGATGTCACTTGTGGAAATCACTCAGAAAGGAAGAAGTGACATGAAATCTTTAGCTGCTAAAGTTCTATCTCACTTGAATGTGCTTCCTCAACAGTCTTCCTTTTTCTAACCGACGTTCAGCATAGGATGAGTAGATCATCTACACTGAAGCATATAGCACATTCATGCCATTggtttttcccttttattattATCTCGAACTGTTTAATACACACATTTTAGAATGGATCTGTCAATTATGAATCTTAGTCTTTCCTATGTAAAGTTTAGTGTTGCCACTTGCCACTAGGCACTATGTGGCCTCATAGTGTAAAAGCAGATTTGAAGATCAATGAGTAATTGTCATGTACTGTTTCAATATACCAATTTATTTGGTCCTTTCAAGTTTTGACTCAGTCCCTTCGCTTTCCGGTCATAAGAGATCATTTCCTCAAATTAAATGGCCATAGGGTGATGTGATGAAATAACAGGAGAAGAATAAAGAAAGTTTGATGTGTCAACAAAAAGCTACCACTGATAGtataaacatgaaaatatttgGAATCTTAATGAACTCCTAAATTAGCAAGTGCAAGTTCAGAGAAAGATTGTACAAGATGTTGAAAAAGACTGATGAGTTCATGAACTAGTATAGAAACTAATGACTTCAAGATATACTTCTAAAAGAAATTACAGAATGGCTGGACATCCTTTAGCAGGAACCCCTTTAGCCGTAGGACAAGCAGCCAACGGACATCCATCTATATTATTTCCCCACCAGTCGATATTGATATCTTTCGATTGTATGGTGATGAACAACAAGACCGCGATGAAAGCAGTTCCAGCATCCAGACCACCAGATAAAACATAGTTGTAACGTTCCCACAAGTGAGGCCAACGTCTGTAGACAACATAACCAGAAAGGAATGCTACAATCAGCCAACTCGTGTAGTTCACTGAGCTTGCTGGAGGCATCATGGCTGTTGAGCCCAGTAGTACTGGCATGTGTATGAGGGAAATCCATTTCTGCTTAGGGAAAATCTTTTGTGCCAACCAAACTAGTATAGGGGAAATGGCTCCTCCTAGAAAGAACCAATTGACATTGGAGTAAACACCAAGTGATCCAAATATTCTTTTTGGCCCAATGAGCCCCCAGATAACAGAGGCATCGTAGAAAACACGGTCCTGTGGACATTTCCACGGGCTGTTGGCTGGTAGCATGGAGACGTCGCAGAGATTTGGCACTGATCCCATGAGCCACCATGCAGTAATTGTGTATATGATTATTGATATGAATGTTCCCAGCAtctgaaaagaaaatagaagtCTATGTTAGAGTAGGTCAAAGTCCCACACTCGTGGCATATCAGAGCCAGATCCATCCTCGTTTGGGCTCCCGGTCCACGCTCAAGTTGGGTATGGGCGTGAAGTGTTAGAGTAGGTCAAAGTGTCCACACTAAGCATTACTACAACAGAACTTAATTACCTGAGCCATAAACATTGCCCTTGGAGGAATTTTCATGTAGTGACCAAGCTTGAAATCATAGACAAAACTAAGAGCTTGGGCCATGCTAATGTACCCATACACCTTGAACAACATGTTAGCCACGGGGAATCCAGGGTACATATACCCCCAAACATACTCTGTGATGATATTAAGACCTGGTTGCTGATTCAAAACAGAAATAAAGTCAAAACGACACGAACATGACATactaattcaaacataaaagagATATCAGTTTTCGGGTGATTGAGTTACCTGGTTCGTAGTAGCAACAATTATTCCTATGGGTAGAGTGAAACCAAAGGCTATAACAAAAGCTAGCAATACACCCCACCAAGTTAATTGGAATGTTTCGAGATAATGCTGACAAATGAAGAAGATTAAGGCCATGTTTACAACAAGAACAATATGGAACCACCACATTGGAACCTGCTTGTATTTTTTCATTAGCCTTGTGTGCACATCTAATTTCTTTCGCTGGTCGAATGCTTCTCTGAATCCATTCCACACTTCACTGCAGAATACATATTCTTTCAATCAGAGCCAAAAAAGAATGGCATTCAAAAGAAAACATTATCAAGGGATCTTTCGTTTATGGTCTGCTAATGCAGAGATTATAATGTAAAAGCTATACATTAGTCGTGCAACGATCTCTTAAGGGCTCTAGCATTCAATTTATCATACCTTCCGTGGAAGAGAAAAACGTGCACAAAAATAGCGCCAAGAGCAGCAAATCCAAGACCATATGTCATGGCAAAGAAGGTACTCAAATGCAACTGACCATATTGATTATAGGCAGCATAATCAAGCTGAAAGTGTGGATCAATGACCCCCTCAGTGTTGTATTCCGTCCCATTTACCGTGTAGAGGTCAGAAGAGAAAATTGGGAAAGTTTTGGCTTTGTAAACGTTGTACCAATAAGTGAGCGGAGTCATGAAATACATTACAAGTACAAAACCAACTCCAATATTGGCAGTGGCAAACCATGGACTAGCTAAAGGACTTCCAAGGTACGATGAAATGGTTGTCCAATCGAATCCTATGGCACCAATACCAAGGCCCTGCATACCAGAGCCCAACTGTTGAACAAAGATGGATTTGGGAGCAAACCAACACAGCCAAGAAAATGATGTCAACATCTGGAAAAGGTAACCAGGGAAAACGTAGTATGCAAAGCTGAAAACTAAGGCTATGAGGAAGAACTGTATCCGTGTTGTACTGCCTTTTGCTCTATTCTCCTTTTCGTGCAGAGCCCTGCACAATTATACAATACTAAGTACCAGCTCATGTGTAAAATATCTACACAACAAAAACTACATACAAGTGAATATTTTACACTACGG
Protein-coding regions in this window:
- the LOC125860934 gene encoding oligopeptide transporter 6-like, whose translation is MAEIQVNEMNLSKEETNNDDEECPIKEVEMTVPKTDDPTTPVLTFRMWFLGITSCILLSFVNQFFWYRTQPLTISSTAVQIAVVPIGHLMAKIITKRVFFEGTSWAFTLNPGRFNIKEHVLITIFANAGAGTVYATHILSAVKLYYKRPLDFFPALLIMATTQMLGFGWAGIFRKLLVEPAEMWWPGSLVQVSLFRALHEKENRAKGSTTRIQFFLIALVFSFAYYVFPGYLFQMLTSFSWLCWFAPKSIFVQQLGSGMQGLGIGAIGFDWTTISSYLGSPLASPWFATANIGVGFVLVMYFMTPLTYWYNVYKAKTFPIFSSDLYTVNGTEYNTEGVIDPHFQLDYAAYNQYGQLHLSTFFAMTYGLGFAALGAIFVHVFLFHGSEVWNGFREAFDQRKKLDVHTRLMKKYKQVPMWWFHIVLVVNMALIFFICQHYLETFQLTWWGVLLAFVIAFGFTLPIGIIVATTNQQPGLNIITEYVWGYMYPGFPVANMLFKVYGYISMAQALSFVYDFKLGHYMKIPPRAMFMAQMLGTFISIIIYTITAWWLMGSVPNLCDVSMLPANSPWKCPQDRVFYDASVIWGLIGPKRIFGSLGVYSNVNWFFLGGAISPILVWLAQKIFPKQKWISLIHMPVLLGSTAMMPPASSVNYTSWLIVAFLSGYVVYRRWPHLWERYNYVLSGGLDAGTAFIAVLLFITIQSKDINIDWWGNNIDGCPLAACPTAKGVPAKGCPAIL